In the Bacteroidales bacterium genome, one interval contains:
- a CDS encoding sigma-70 family RNA polymerase sigma factor, whose protein sequence is MFHSDFLVEAELAGAIKAAIDELPVKCREIFLLNRYENLKYHEIAEHLQLSQKTVEAQMSKALQHMRLRLAEYIVSMIPADAPFIQIQIGIFSVPVAINFSVTSVV, encoded by the coding sequence GCCGAACTTGCCGGGGCAATAAAAGCAGCCATTGATGAACTACCGGTGAAATGCAGGGAGATTTTCCTGCTAAACCGCTACGAAAACCTTAAATATCACGAGATTGCCGAACATTTACAGCTTTCTCAGAAAACCGTTGAGGCACAGATGTCGAAAGCCCTGCAGCATATGCGGCTCCGACTGGCTGAATATATAGTAAGTATGATCCCTGCTGATGCACCTTTTATCCAGATTCAAATAGGTATATTTTCAGTACCTGTGGCAATCAATTTTAGTGTGACTTCAGTAGTTTAA